GGGCGGGATTGACCAGCGTCGTGGAAAGCGTAATCCTCTGGAAGCGCTTCCATCGACAAACCTCGACTCCTGAGAGAGGAAGGCCGTGCGCCCCACCACCGCGTTACTACCCGTCACGCTGGCCGTGGCACTGGGCGGACTCGCCCTGCCGCAGCCGGCCCAGGCCGTCGCCGGCCCGGCGTTGGCCGTCGACGTCACCGCCGGCCGGCACGCCATCAGCCCGTACGTCTACGGGATGAACTTCGCCAGCGAGGCGTTGGCCCGCGACATCCGGCTGCCGCTCAACCGGTACGGCGGCAACGCCACCACCCGCTACAACTTCCGCAACGACACCACCAACCGGGCGTCGGACTGGTACTTCGAGAACATCCCGAACGACAACCCGGACCCGAGCCGCCTGCCGAAGGGCTCGGACAGCGACGAGTTCGTCGCCGCCAACAAGGCCACCGGCACCGGCACGGTGATGACCCTGCCGATGATCGGCTGGGTCGCCAAGGACCGGGCCCGCGCCTGCGGGTTCAGCGTCACCAAGTACGGCCCGCAGGAGTCCACCGACGAGTGGGCCCCGGACTGCGGCAACGGGAAGAAGCCGGACGGCAGCCTGGTCACCGGCAACGACCCGACCGACACCAGCGTCGCCGTCGGCCCGGAGTACGCCGCCGACTTCGTCACCCACCTGAAGACCGAGTTCGGCGGCGCGGCCGACGGCGGCGTGCAGTTCTACAACCTGGACAACGAGCCGGACCTGTGGCACTCCACCCACCGGGACGTCCGCCCCGAGGGGCTCGGCTACGACGAGCTGCGGGACCGCACGTACGCGTACGGGGCGGCGGTCAAGGCGGCCGACCCGGGTGCGAAGACCCTCGGGCCGGTCGGCTGGGGGCTCAACTCGATCCACTTCTCCGGCCTCGACCAGGACGTCTGCTCGCGTACCGGCTGCTGGTCGAACCCGCCGGACCGGGCCGCGCACGGCGGCCAGGAGCTCGGGCCGTGGTACCTCGACCAGATGCGCGCCTACGAGCAGGAGCACGGCACCCGCATCCTGGACTACTTCGACATCCACATCTACCCGCAGCAGGCCGGGGTGCACAGCGACGCGCCGGGTGACGCGGCCACCCAGGAGCGGCGGCTGCGCTCCACCCGCCAGCTCTGGGACCCGACGTACGTCGACGAGAGCTGGATCGACAAGCCGGTCCAGATGATCCCCCGGATGCGGGGGCTGGTCGACCAGCACTACCCGGGCACGAAGCTCGCCATCACCGAGTACAACTGGGGCGCGTACGGGCACCTCAACGGGGCGCTCGCCCAGGCCGACATCCTCGGCATCTTCGGCCGTGAGGGCCTGGACATGGCCAACCTCTGGACCGCCCCGACGGCCGACCAGCCGGTGGCGCACGCCTTCCGGATCTACCGCAACTACGACGGCGAGGGCGGGGCGTTCGGCGAGACCTCGGTCAGGGCCACCAGCGCCGATCAGGGCAAGCTGGCGATCTACGCGGCCGAGCGCGGCAGCGACGAGGCGCTCACCCTGGTCGTGGTGAACAAGACCGGCGAGGAGCTGACCAGCCCGGTGGCGCTCACCGGGACGTCCGCCGGCACGGCCGAGGTCTACCGGTACAGCGCGGCGAACCTCGCCGGCATCGTCCGCGAGGCCGACCAGCCGGTCACCTCGACCGGCTTCACCGCGACCTTCCCGGCCAACTCGGTCACCCACCTGGTGCTGCCGGCCGGCGACGACGAGCCGCCGGTCGACACCGAGGCGCCGACCGCGCCGGGCAAGCCGACCGCCGGCGCGATCACCGGCAACAGCATCGCGCTGAGCTGGGCCGCCTCCACCGACGACACCGGCGTGACCGGGTACGACGTGCACCGGGTCACCGGCGACACGACGGTGAAGGTGGGCAGCGCCACCGGGACCTCGTACACGGTGACCGGGCTGACCGCCGACACGGCGTACACCTTCGTGGTGACCGCCCGCGACGCGGCGGGGAACGTCTCGCCGCCGTCGCCGGGGCTGACCGTGCGGACGGCCGTGCGGCCCGACGGCGGCTGCCGGGTGACCTACGCGGCCAACACCTGGCCCGGCGGGTTCACCGCGAACGTCACCGTCAGCAACCGCGGCGCCACGCCGATCGACGGTTGGACGCTGGCCTTCGACTTCCCGGCCGCCGGGCAGAAGGTCACGCAGGGGTGGTCGGCCACCTGGGAGCAGAGCGGCGCGACGGTGACCGCCCGGAGCCTGGGCTGGAACGCCAGGCTGGCGCCCGGGTCCGCCATCACCATCGGGTTCAACGGCACGCACACCGGCCAGAACCCGTCACCCCTCGGATTCACCCTGAACGGCCAGGCGTGCGGTAACTGAGCCAGGGACGCCCCGGTCGGGTCCGCGCCCGACCGGGGCGTCTTTCGTTTCCGCGGTCGGTCAGGACGTGGCGGGCAGCGTCCGTTGGATCGCCGCGTGCAGCTCGGGCGCGTCCGGCGCGACCGTCGGGGCGAACCGGGCGGCCACCGTGCCGTCCGGCGCGACGAGGAACTTCTCGAAGTTCCACCGGACGTCACCGGTGTGCCCGTCGGCGTCCGCGGCGGGCGTGAGCGCCGTGTAGAGCGGGTGCCGGTCGGCCCCGTTGACCTCGACCTTCTCCGTCAGCGGGAAGGTCACCCCGTAGTTGGCCTGGCAGAAATCGCCGATCTCGGCGGCGGTGCCCGGCTCCTGCCCGGCGAACTGGTTGCACGGCACGCCGAGCACCACCAGGCCGCGCGCCGCGTACGCGTCGTACAGCTTCTGCAGGCCGGCGTACTGCGGGGTGAGGCCGCAGCGGGAGGCGACGTTCACCACGAGCAGCGCCCGCCCCCGGTGGGCGGCGAGGTCGAGCGGACCGCCCGTCAGGGCGTTGATCCCGATGTCGAAGACGCTCATGCCGGCGAGGCTACCGGCGTCGCCGTGGGGCCGCCCGTGCCGGTGACCCGCTGGTCGTCCGGCGCGTCCGGTCACCCGGGGAGCGGGGTGACCAGCCCCGCCACCGGTGAGGAAATCGACGTACGCCCATCTTGACGAAGTGGCGACAGTGTGAGTAGCGTCTCCCTCATCCTTTTGGAAAGTTTCCTAACTGTTTAGGGAGACGCCGCATGAGAAGATCACTCCGCCGGGCCCTGTGGGCGAGCGCCGTGGTCGCCGTGACCGTCGCCGCGGTCCCGATGACCTCGGCCTTCGGCGCCGGCAGTGTGACCACCACCTTCACCAGGGTCCAGGACTGGGGAACCGGCCACGAGACCCGGGTGACCATCACCAACGGCACGAGCGCCACCGTCTCCACCTGGCGCGTCGAGTTCGACCTGCCCTCCGGCACCACCATCAGCAGCTTCTGGGACGCCGACGTCACCCGAAGCGGCAACCACTACGTGGCGGTCAAGAAGAGCTGGGCCGGCGGGCTCGCCCCCGGCGCGGCGTTCAGTTGGGGCTACAACGGCTCCGGGGCGTACAAGGCCCCGCTGAACTGCACCGTCAACGGCGCGCCGTGCGGCGGCGGCACCACCCCGACCACCCCGCCGACCACCACCCCGCCGACCACCGCCCCGCCGACCACCGCGCCCCCGACGACACCGCCCCCGACCACCCCGCCGCCTACCACACCCCCGCCCTCCGGGGACAAGAAGGTGGTCGGCTACTTCGCCCAGTGGGGCGTCTACGGCCGCAACTACCACGTCAGGAACATCCACACCAGCGGGTCCGCGGCCAAGCTCACCCACATCCTGTACGCCTTCGGCAACACCACCGGCGGCCGGTGCACAATCGGCGACAGCTACGCCGACTACGAGAAGGCGTACACCGCGGCGGAGAGCGTGGACGGCGTCGCCGACACCTGGGACCAGCCGCTGCGCGGCAGCTTCAACCAGCTCCGCAAGCTGAAGAAGATGTACCCGCACCTGAAGGTGATCTGGTCCTTCGGCGGCTGGACCTGGTCCGGCGGCTTCACCCAGGCCGCGCAGAACCCGGCCGCCTTCGCCGATAGCTGCTACAGCCTCGTCGAGGACCCGCGCTGGGCCGACGTGTTCGACGGCATCGACGTGGACTGGGAGTACCCGAACGCCTGCGGCCTCACCTGCGACAGCAGCGGCCCGAACGCGTTCAAGAACGTGGTGGGCGCGCTGCGGTCGAAGTTCGGCTCGTCCGCGCTGGTCACCGCCGCCATCACCGCCGACGGCAGCAGCGGCGGCAAGATCGACGCCACCGACTACGCCGGCGGGGCCACCCACCTCAACTGGATCATGCCGATGACGTACGACTACTTCGGCGCGTTCAACGCCCAGGGCCCGACCGCCCCGCACTCGCCGCTGTACTCGTACACCGGCATCCCGCAGCAGGGCTTCTGGTCCGACGCCGCGATCCAGAAGCTCAAGGGCAAGGGCATCCCGGCCAACAAGCTGCTGCTCGGCATCGGCTTCTACGGCCGGGGCTGGACGGGCGTCACCCAGAGCGCCCCGGGCGGCGCCGCCACCGGCCCCGCCCCCGGCACCTACGAGCAGGGCATCGAGGACTACAAGGTGCTCAAGAACACCTGCCCGGCGACCGGCACCGTGGCTGGCACCGCGTACGCCAAGTGCGGCAGCAACTGGTGGAGCTACGACACCCCGTCCACCATCGGCGGCAAGATGACGTACGCGAAGAACCAGGGTCTCGGCGGCGCGTTCTTCTGGGAGCTCTCCGGCGACACCACCAACGGCGAGCTGATCGGCGCCATCCGGGGTGGCCTGGGCTGACGCCCGGAAGCCGACACCGCGCCCGCGCGGGCGGGAAGGGGAGCGCCGGCCCCCTTCCCGCCCGCGTCCGGCGTCCGACGGGAATCCGACCCGGGCCCAGATCCGGCGTCCGGCGGGAATCCCACCCGGGCCCGCGGACGGCGGGAAGGGTCCCCGCCGTCCGCCGGGGGCGGTGTGACAGACTCGCTGTTCGGCCTGGCTGGACAGCGCGCGTGGAGGCTCCGATGGGTGTGACCCGGCGGTACAGGGCGGCCCTGGCCGTGGTGGCCGCGGTGGCGGCGAGCACGCTCGGCGGCTGCGGGCTCGGCGACGACGAGCCGGCCGAGAAGCCCGACCGGGCCCCGGCCGAGGAGGCCGCCACCAAGGCGCGGGAACGGGTGCAGGCGTACCTGGACGCCCTGGTCGCCAAGGACGTCGCCGCCGGTCGCAGCCAGTTCTGCGCCACCGCGCACCAGGCCTTCGACGCCGCGTCGACCAGCCCGAACGGCGACTTCGCCGACCACTTCACAGTGCCCGCGGCGACCGTCACCGACGTCCGTCCCGGCCCGGCCGGCCAGGAGGTCAGCGCCTCCGTCACGGTCACGGCGGGCAGCCAGGACCTCACCCGGGAGCTGCTGTTCACGGTGACCCGCAGCGGCGCCGACTGGTGCATCGCCGACGAGACCCCGGGAGGCAACAGCCCGTCGCCGTCGCCGTCGGTCGCTCCCTGACCGGCGTCGATCCGCTCGGTGACCTCCCAACCACCGGAACCGGGCACCCCCTCGCCGGCGGGCGACCGCGCCGGTCGCCGTACGCTGATTCCATGCGCCATGAGTGGCACCAGCTCAGCTACCCCGCCGTCGGCAGCCCGGCCCTCCAGACCAGCCGCCCCACCGTCGACTCCGCCGAGGACGCCGCGCTCGGCCTGGACACCTGGCGGAGCCTGCCGCGCGCCCAGACCCCGCCCTGGCCCGACCCGGCCGAGGTGGCCGAGGTCTGCCAGGTGCTCGACACGGTCCCGTCGATCGTCGCCCCCTACGAGGTCGACCAGCTCCGGCGGCGGCTGGCCCTGGTCTGCGAGGGCCGGGCGTTCCTGCTCCAGGGCGGTGACTGCGCGGAGACCTTCGTCGACAACACCGAGAGCCACCTGCTCGCCAACGCCCGCACCCTGCTCCAGATGGCGATCGTGCTGACCTACGGCGCGTCACTGCCGGTGGTCAAGGTCGCCCGGGTCGCCGGGCAGTACACCAAGCCCCGGTCGCTGCCGACCGACGCGCGGGGCCTGCCGGCCTACCGCGGTGACATGATCAACTCGCTGGAGGCGACGCCGGAGGCGCGGCTCGCCGACCCGCAGCGCATGATCCGGGCGTACGCGAACTCCGCCGCCGCGATGAACATGCTCCGGGCGTACCTGGTCGGCGGGCTGGCCGACCTGCACGCCGTGCACGACTGGAACAAGGACTTCGTCAAGCACTCCCCGGCCGGCGAGCGCTACGAGGCGATCGCCCGGGAGATCGACCGGGCGCTGGCCTTCATCCGGGCCTGCGGCATGACCGACGAGGAGGCGCTGCGTACCGTCACGCTCTACTGCTCCCACGAGGCCCTCGCCCTGGAGTACGACCGCGCGCTGACCCGGGTCTCCGACTCCCGGGCGTACGGGCTGTCCGGGCACTTCCTCTGGGTCGGCGAGCGGACCCGGCAGCTCGACGGCGCGCACATCGACTTCATCTCCCGCATCGCCAACCCGATCGGCGTGAAGCTCGGCCCCGGCACCACCCCGGACGAGGCGCTGGAGCTCTGCGAGAAGCTCAACCCGGAGAACGTCCCCGGCCGGCTCACCCTGATCAGCCGGATGGGCAACCACAAGGTCCGCGACACGCTCCCGCCGCTGGTCGCCAAGGTCGACGCGGCCGGGGCCAAGGTGGTCTGGCAGTGCGACCCGATGCACGGCAACACGCACGAGTCGTCCAACGGCTACAAGACCCGGCACTTCGACCGGATCGTCGACGAGGTGCTCGGCTACTTCGAGGTGCACCGCGGCCTGGGCACCCACCCCGGCGGCCTGCACGTCGAGCTGACCGGCGAGGACGTCACCGAGTGCCTGGGCGGCGCGCAGAACATCGCCGACCTCGACCTGCCCGGCCGGTACGAGACCGCCTGCGACCCCCGGCTCAACACCCAGCAGTCCCTGGAGCTGGCCTTCCTCGTAGCAGAGATGCTCCGTGGCTGACGCGAGGAGTGAGCTTGCGAGCCCCGCAGTCGGCGGCCTGAAGGTGAGCGCTGTGGCTGACGCGAGGAGTGAGCTTGCGAGCCCCGCAGTCGGCGGCCGGAGGAGGAACCGTGGCTGATTCTCTGGTGGATCTGCGGTCGGACACGCTCACCCGACCCACGCCCGGCATGCGGCAGGCGATGGCCGAGGCCGAGGTCGGCGACGACGTGTACGGCGAGGACCCGACCGTCAACGCGTTGGAGGCCGAGGTCGCCGCGCTCTTCGGGCACGAGGCGGCGCTGTTCGCCCCGACCGGCTCGATGGCCAACCAGATCGCCCTGCAACTGCTGGTCCCGCCGGGCGAGGAGCTGCTCTGCGACGCCGACGCGCACGTGGTCACGTACGAGATGGGGGCCGCCGGGGCGTACGGCGGGATCTCCTCCCGGACCTGGTCGCCGGTCGGCGCGCAGCTCGACCCGGACGTGGTCGCCGCGATGATCCGTCCGGCCGGCTACCACGCGGTGCCGACCCGGGCGGTGGCCGTGGAGCAGACCCACAACCGGGGCGGCGGCGGGGTGGTCCCGCTGGAGGCGCTGCGGACGCTGCGTCGGATCACCGACGACGCCGGGGTGGCGCTGCACTGCGACGGGGCCCGGATCTGGCACGCGGCGGTCGCCGACGACGTGCCGCTGACCGGGTACGGCGCGCTCTTCGACACCCTGTCGGTCTGCCTCTCCAAGGGGCTCGGCGCGCCGGTCGGCTCGCTGGTGGTCGGCAGCGCCGAACGGATCGCCCGGGGGCGGGACGTCCGCAAGCGGATGGGCGGCGGGATGCGGCAGGTCGGGGTGCTGGCCGCCGCCGGCCGGTACGCGTTGCGCCACCACCTGGACCGGCTCGCCGTCGACCATGCCCGGGCCGCCCGGCTCGCCGAGACGGTGGCCCCGTTCGGGGTGCTCGCCACGCCGGTCCGCACCAACATCGTCGCGCTGGACCTGACCAAGTTCCCGCTCGACGCGCCCGCGCTGGCCGCCGCCGCCCGCGCCGACGGGGTGCTCGTCTCGGTGCTCGGTCCCCGGTCGGCGCGGCTGGTCACCCACCTGGACCTCACCGACGCCGACGTCGACCGGGCCGGCGAGGTGCTGACCCGGGCGCTGCGCCACTGAGGAGTCCCCGACACCGTTTCTGGCTCTTCGTGCCCGACTCCGTCTTCGTCTTTCGGGAAAAGGGGGCGTCCCAGCCTGGGAACGCCCCCTTTCCCGGGAAGCCGCGCGGAACACCGCGCCGGGCGGGCGGGCCGCGCGGAACACCGCGCCGGGCGGGCGGGCCGCGCGGAACACCGCGCCGGGCGGGCGGGCCGCGCGGAACACCGCGCCGGGCGGGCGGGCGGCGCGGGAAAAACCGCGCCGGCGGGCGGGGTGGCTCAGGGGGTGGGGGCGGCGGGTGGTGGGCGTAGCCGTTTGAGGGTGGCGATGTCCGCGTCGTGCCCGACGTGCTTCTCGGTGGGGGTCTCCACCACCACCGGCACCCCCGCGGTGGCCGGGTGGGTCATCAGCTCGGCGAACGCCGGCTCGCCGATGGTCCCCTTGCCGACGTTCTCGTGGCGGTCCCGGGTCGAGCCGCACAGGTCCTTCGAGTCGTTGGCGTGCACCAGCCGCAGCCGGCCCGGCCCGACCGTCGCCACCAGCGTGTCCAGCGTGGCGGTCAGTCCGCCCTCGGCGGCCAGGTCGTGCCCGGCCGCCCAGGCGTGGCAGGTGTCGAAGCACACCCCGAGCCGGGGGTGCCCGTCCACCGCGTCCAGGTACGGCCCGAGGTGTTCCATCCGGGACGCCAGCGAGCGCCCTCCGCCGGCGGTCGGCTCGACCAGCAGCATCGGCCCGTCGGCGGCGTCGGTCGCGTCCAGCAACGGCAGCAGCGCCTCGCGTACCTGTCGGCGGGCGGCGGCGTCGTGTGCCGCGTCCACCGAGCTGCCGGCGTGGAACACCACCCCGCGTGCCCCGATCGCCCGGCCCCGCCGCAGCGCGTGCGCCAGGGTCCGCACCGAGTGCGCCACCGTCGCCGGGGTGGGGGAGCCCAGGTTGACCAGCAGCGCCGCGTGAACGTAGACCAGGATGCCCCGGGCCTGGCAACCCTCGACGAACAGCGCGTCCTGGGCCGGGTCACCGGGCGGCAGCGCCCAGCCCCGCGAGTTGGAGACGTAGACCTGCACCACCTCGGCGCCGGTCGCGTCCGCGTACGGCAGGGCCGCCTTCGCCAGCCCGCCGCCGGTGGGGGTGTGCGCGCCGACCGGTCGGCGCGCCGGCCCGACCGGCGCCCCCGACCCGTCGTCCGGCCTGGTCGGCACCTAGAAGCACCCGATGGTGACCGGGGTGCCCGGGGGCACCTGCGCGTTCTCGGGCGGGTTCTGGAACCGGACCACGCCGTTCGGGTTGAACTGCACCACCACCGGGAAGCCCTGGCCCTCCAGCGCCTGTTTGCCCTGCGGGCAGGGCAGGTCGACGACCCGGGGCACGGTCACCGGCGCGGGACCCTTGCTGATCTCCAGCTTGACCTCGGCGCCCTTCTCCACGCCGGAGCCGTCGGCGGGGGACTGGCCGATCACCTCGTCCTTGGGTTTGTCCGAGTCCCGGTACGTCTCCACCGGGGTGAGGCCGAGCTCCTGGAGGCTGCCGCGCGCCTCGTTGACGTTCCTGCCGACCAGGTTCGGCACGGTGATCGGGGCGCGTCCCCGGCTGAGGATCACGCTGATCTTCGTGCCCGGCTTCACCTCGGCCCCGGGCTTCGGGTCGGTGTCCAGCACCACCCCGGTCGGCAGGTTGTCGTCGTAGCGCGCCTTGCCCTTGGCGACCTCCAGACCGGCGTCCCGCAGGTCCGCCTCGGCCAGCTCGAACTCCTTGCCCACCACGTCCGGCACCGGGAACCGCTCCGGGCCGAGGGAGAGGGTCAGGGTGACCGTGCCGCCCTTGACGATGCGGTCGGCCGAGCGGGGCTCCTGCGCCACGACGCTGTCGCGGGGCACCTTCTGGTCGTACCGGGGATCGGCGTAGGTCAGGGCCAGACCGGCCTGGGACGCCCGCGCCTCGGCCTGCGCCCTGGTCAGGCCGGCCAGCTCCGGGGCGACCGTGTAGCGGCCCACCCCGAACCACCAGCCGCCACCGGCGAGCAGCAGGGCGACCACGACGACGGCCGCGATGACCGCGAGCCGGCCCTGCGGGGCGGCGGCGAGCTGACCGCGCCACCGGGCCAGCGGACCGTCACCCCCGGGCGCGGCCCGACGCCGACCCGGTCGGTCCGGCTCCGGCGCCCGGCCCTTCGCCTCCGGCAGCCGGGCCCAGGACGGACGTTCGGCGGGACGGACCGCCGCGACGGCCATGGTCGGCTGGGCGACGGCCGGGGCGGGGTCGTCGGTGATCCGGCGCAGCACCGCGGTGTGCGCGTTGTCGGCCAGGTCCTCCCGGGCGGTCTGCACCTCGGCGAGCAGCGCGCCGGCGTCGGTCGGGCGGGCCCCCGGGTCGCGTCGGGTGGCCCGGCCGACCAGTTCGTCCAGCGCCTTCGGCAGGCCGGGCACCAGCGTGGACGGGGCCGGCACGTCCCGGTCGACGTGCTGCCAGGCGACGTCGACCGGGCGGTCGCCGTCGTACGGCACCCGACCGGTGAGCATCTCGAACAGGACGATCCCGGCCGAGTAGACGTCCGTTCGGGGGTCGGCGTGCCCGTCGGTGACCAGCTCCGGCGCGACGTACGCGACGGTGGCCATCAACTGGTTGCCGGGCTCCTCCTCGGCGGCCTCGACGGCGCGGGCCAGGCCGAAGTCGGCGACCTTCACGACGCTGTCGACCAGGTTCGCCGCGCCGCCGCTGGGCGCCTCGGCGACCAGCACGTTCTCCGGCTTGACGTCCCGGTGCACCAGGCCGGCCCGGTGCGCGGCCCCGATCGCGGCCAGCATCTGCTCGGCGATAGCCAACGCCTCGTCCGGGTTGAGCCGACGGCGCTCGGCGAGCACGTCCCGCAGGGTCCGGCCCCGGACGTACTCCATCACCAGGTACGGCAGGCCACGGTGGGTGCCCTGGTCGTAGACCGCCACCACGTTGGGGTGGGTGAGCCGGGCGATGGTCTTGGCCTCGTCGGTGAACCGCTCGACGAAGCCGGCCAGCCGGGCCCGGAGGTCCGGCGCCTGGGTCGGATGAATGATCTTGACGGCGACGGTGCGTTCGAGCCGCTCGTCGGTGGCGGTGTACACGGTCGCCATGCCGCCACGGGCCACGCGACCGCGAATGCGGTAGCGCCCGTCGATCAGCGAGCCCAGCAACGTGTCGGCGACCTGTGTGTCCATCGGGGGGCAGTCTATGTCTCCTGGAGGCGGCGGCAGAACAGGATGCCACAGCCGGTCCGTCACGTCACCCGGGACACCGCTGCCTGGCCTCCCTGTTGGCCGTGACCGGCCGGGACGTGGCAGGGTGATCGGGTGAGCGAATCCGCACCCGCCGAGCGGGTCGTGCCCGGCCCGGTCGACGACGACGCCTGGCTGACCCTCCCCGACGTCGCCGAGCGTCTCGGCCTGTCGATCAGCAAGGTCCACCAGATGATCCGCGACCGGGAGCTGATCGCGGTCCGCCGCGACGGCGTCCGCCGGATGCCCGTCGACCTGGTCGCCAACAAGACCGTGCTCAAGCACCTGCCGGGTGTGCTCACCCTGCTCGCCGACGCCGGTTACGACGACGAGGCGGCCCTGCGTTGGCTCTACGAGCCGGACGACACCCTGCCCGGCACCCCCGCCGCGGCCCTCGGCGGCGACCGGGCCCGGGAGGTCAAACGCCGGGCCCAGGCGCTCGGGTTCTGACCGTGCGACAGTTCGCCTACCTCGGGGTGCTGCTCGGCTGTCTGGTCTGCGCGCTCTGGCTGGAGCCGGTGCTGCGGGTCAACGTGCTGCGGCGCTGGCGTCGCCTGCTGCTGACCCTGGCGCCGGTGGTGGTGGTCTTCACGCTCTGGGACGTCGCGGCGATCGCGGCCGGGCACTGGACCTTCGACCCGGAGCAGACCACCGGCGTGCTCCTCCCCGGTGACCTCCCGCTGGACGAGCTGCTCTTCTTCGTCGTCGTGCCGTTCTGCGCCATTCTCGGTTTCGAGGCGGTGCGCGCGGTCAACCGCTGGCCGGCGGGCGACGAGC
The sequence above is a segment of the Micromonospora sp. WMMD882 genome. Coding sequences within it:
- a CDS encoding glycoside hydrolase family 44 protein — its product is MRPTTALLPVTLAVALGGLALPQPAQAVAGPALAVDVTAGRHAISPYVYGMNFASEALARDIRLPLNRYGGNATTRYNFRNDTTNRASDWYFENIPNDNPDPSRLPKGSDSDEFVAANKATGTGTVMTLPMIGWVAKDRARACGFSVTKYGPQESTDEWAPDCGNGKKPDGSLVTGNDPTDTSVAVGPEYAADFVTHLKTEFGGAADGGVQFYNLDNEPDLWHSTHRDVRPEGLGYDELRDRTYAYGAAVKAADPGAKTLGPVGWGLNSIHFSGLDQDVCSRTGCWSNPPDRAAHGGQELGPWYLDQMRAYEQEHGTRILDYFDIHIYPQQAGVHSDAPGDAATQERRLRSTRQLWDPTYVDESWIDKPVQMIPRMRGLVDQHYPGTKLAITEYNWGAYGHLNGALAQADILGIFGREGLDMANLWTAPTADQPVAHAFRIYRNYDGEGGAFGETSVRATSADQGKLAIYAAERGSDEALTLVVVNKTGEELTSPVALTGTSAGTAEVYRYSAANLAGIVREADQPVTSTGFTATFPANSVTHLVLPAGDDEPPVDTEAPTAPGKPTAGAITGNSIALSWAASTDDTGVTGYDVHRVTGDTTVKVGSATGTSYTVTGLTADTAYTFVVTARDAAGNVSPPSPGLTVRTAVRPDGGCRVTYAANTWPGGFTANVTVSNRGATPIDGWTLAFDFPAAGQKVTQGWSATWEQSGATVTARSLGWNARLAPGSAITIGFNGTHTGQNPSPLGFTLNGQACGN
- a CDS encoding glutathione peroxidase, whose translation is MSVFDIGINALTGGPLDLAAHRGRALLVVNVASRCGLTPQYAGLQKLYDAYAARGLVVLGVPCNQFAGQEPGTAAEIGDFCQANYGVTFPLTEKVEVNGADRHPLYTALTPAADADGHTGDVRWNFEKFLVAPDGTVAARFAPTVAPDAPELHAAIQRTLPATS
- a CDS encoding glycosyl hydrolase family 18 protein — protein: MRRSLRRALWASAVVAVTVAAVPMTSAFGAGSVTTTFTRVQDWGTGHETRVTITNGTSATVSTWRVEFDLPSGTTISSFWDADVTRSGNHYVAVKKSWAGGLAPGAAFSWGYNGSGAYKAPLNCTVNGAPCGGGTTPTTPPTTTPPTTAPPTTAPPTTPPPTTPPPTTPPPSGDKKVVGYFAQWGVYGRNYHVRNIHTSGSAAKLTHILYAFGNTTGGRCTIGDSYADYEKAYTAAESVDGVADTWDQPLRGSFNQLRKLKKMYPHLKVIWSFGGWTWSGGFTQAAQNPAAFADSCYSLVEDPRWADVFDGIDVDWEYPNACGLTCDSSGPNAFKNVVGALRSKFGSSALVTAAITADGSSGGKIDATDYAGGATHLNWIMPMTYDYFGAFNAQGPTAPHSPLYSYTGIPQQGFWSDAAIQKLKGKGIPANKLLLGIGFYGRGWTGVTQSAPGGAATGPAPGTYEQGIEDYKVLKNTCPATGTVAGTAYAKCGSNWWSYDTPSTIGGKMTYAKNQGLGGAFFWELSGDTTNGELIGAIRGGLG
- a CDS encoding 3-deoxy-7-phosphoheptulonate synthase class II; protein product: MRHEWHQLSYPAVGSPALQTSRPTVDSAEDAALGLDTWRSLPRAQTPPWPDPAEVAEVCQVLDTVPSIVAPYEVDQLRRRLALVCEGRAFLLQGGDCAETFVDNTESHLLANARTLLQMAIVLTYGASLPVVKVARVAGQYTKPRSLPTDARGLPAYRGDMINSLEATPEARLADPQRMIRAYANSAAAMNMLRAYLVGGLADLHAVHDWNKDFVKHSPAGERYEAIAREIDRALAFIRACGMTDEEALRTVTLYCSHEALALEYDRALTRVSDSRAYGLSGHFLWVGERTRQLDGAHIDFISRIANPIGVKLGPGTTPDEALELCEKLNPENVPGRLTLISRMGNHKVRDTLPPLVAKVDAAGAKVVWQCDPMHGNTHESSNGYKTRHFDRIVDEVLGYFEVHRGLGTHPGGLHVELTGEDVTECLGGAQNIADLDLPGRYETACDPRLNTQQSLELAFLVAEMLRG
- a CDS encoding GntG family PLP-dependent aldolase, whose protein sequence is MVDLRSDTLTRPTPGMRQAMAEAEVGDDVYGEDPTVNALEAEVAALFGHEAALFAPTGSMANQIALQLLVPPGEELLCDADAHVVTYEMGAAGAYGGISSRTWSPVGAQLDPDVVAAMIRPAGYHAVPTRAVAVEQTHNRGGGGVVPLEALRTLRRITDDAGVALHCDGARIWHAAVADDVPLTGYGALFDTLSVCLSKGLGAPVGSLVVGSAERIARGRDVRKRMGGGMRQVGVLAAAGRYALRHHLDRLAVDHARAARLAETVAPFGVLATPVRTNIVALDLTKFPLDAPALAAAARADGVLVSVLGPRSARLVTHLDLTDADVDRAGEVLTRALRH
- a CDS encoding deoxyribonuclease IV; translated protein: MPTRPDDGSGAPVGPARRPVGAHTPTGGGLAKAALPYADATGAEVVQVYVSNSRGWALPPGDPAQDALFVEGCQARGILVYVHAALLVNLGSPTPATVAHSVRTLAHALRRGRAIGARGVVFHAGSSVDAAHDAAARRQVREALLPLLDATDAADGPMLLVEPTAGGGRSLASRMEHLGPYLDAVDGHPRLGVCFDTCHAWAAGHDLAAEGGLTATLDTLVATVGPGRLRLVHANDSKDLCGSTRDRHENVGKGTIGEPAFAELMTHPATAGVPVVVETPTEKHVGHDADIATLKRLRPPPAAPTP
- the pknB gene encoding Stk1 family PASTA domain-containing Ser/Thr kinase gives rise to the protein MDTQVADTLLGSLIDGRYRIRGRVARGGMATVYTATDERLERTVAVKIIHPTQAPDLRARLAGFVERFTDEAKTIARLTHPNVVAVYDQGTHRGLPYLVMEYVRGRTLRDVLAERRRLNPDEALAIAEQMLAAIGAAHRAGLVHRDVKPENVLVAEAPSGGAANLVDSVVKVADFGLARAVEAAEEEPGNQLMATVAYVAPELVTDGHADPRTDVYSAGIVLFEMLTGRVPYDGDRPVDVAWQHVDRDVPAPSTLVPGLPKALDELVGRATRRDPGARPTDAGALLAEVQTAREDLADNAHTAVLRRITDDPAPAVAQPTMAVAAVRPAERPSWARLPEAKGRAPEPDRPGRRRAAPGGDGPLARWRGQLAAAPQGRLAVIAAVVVVALLLAGGGWWFGVGRYTVAPELAGLTRAQAEARASQAGLALTYADPRYDQKVPRDSVVAQEPRSADRIVKGGTVTLTLSLGPERFPVPDVVGKEFELAEADLRDAGLEVAKGKARYDDNLPTGVVLDTDPKPGAEVKPGTKISVILSRGRAPITVPNLVGRNVNEARGSLQELGLTPVETYRDSDKPKDEVIGQSPADGSGVEKGAEVKLEISKGPAPVTVPRVVDLPCPQGKQALEGQGFPVVVQFNPNGVVRFQNPPENAQVPPGTPVTIGCF
- a CDS encoding Rv2175c family DNA-binding protein translates to MSESAPAERVVPGPVDDDAWLTLPDVAERLGLSISKVHQMIRDRELIAVRRDGVRRMPVDLVANKTVLKHLPGVLTLLADAGYDDEAALRWLYEPDDTLPGTPAAALGGDRAREVKRRAQALGF